In Sporocytophaga myxococcoides DSM 11118, the following are encoded in one genomic region:
- a CDS encoding GbsR/MarR family transcriptional regulator has protein sequence MNESILTAKQRELIEKLGVAHEKSGMQPAPARILGLLLVSDKTELTFEEIQNSLKISKSSTSASLNLLISLNRIEYVTYSGVRKRYFRLKIYNWKEDMKKQMEGISEMSTLFKEVMKQRSKTTKDFNQALYEIVDFFDFFNDEVPAIFKKWEQKYKKNKEGK, from the coding sequence ATGAATGAATCTATTCTAACAGCAAAGCAGCGTGAACTAATTGAGAAATTAGGAGTGGCACATGAAAAATCAGGAATGCAGCCTGCACCAGCAAGAATCCTTGGGTTATTGCTGGTTTCAGACAAAACAGAACTTACCTTTGAAGAAATTCAGAACAGTTTAAAAATCAGCAAAAGTTCGACAAGTGCTTCCCTGAATCTTTTGATTTCACTTAACAGAATTGAGTACGTCACTTATTCCGGAGTTAGAAAAAGGTATTTTCGTTTGAAAATCTATAACTGGAAAGAGGATATGAAAAAGCAGATGGAAGGAATTTCTGAGATGAGTACTCTGTTCAAGGAAGTTATGAAACAAAGGTCAAAAACTACAAAAGATTTTAATCAAGCTTTATACGAAATCGTTGATTTTTTCGATTTCTTCAATGATGAAGTTCCGGCAATTTTTAAAAAATGGGAGCAGAAGTATAAAAAAAATAAAGAAGGCAAATAA